The Malus domestica chromosome 10, GDT2T_hap1 nucleotide sequence GTCAGCTGAAAGGAAGAAAACAAGGAAACAAGATCGAAGAGCTGACAgccaacaaggagaagaagatttAATTGCATAACTAAATCTCACGAGATCAAGTGAAAATAAAGTGGAGCATCCCAGTTAAAGAACAAGATTGTATAGATAATTTCCCATGTGTACACCCTGATaagcaaaacaacttaaaactgTACAACAAGGATAAATAAGACTTTCCCTACAATTACCTTTGAACAAAAATCAGACAACCCATTCCACAGTGTTGTCAGCTGAAACGCAGAAAATAAGGGAACAAGAACCAAGAGCACACTAACAAAAGGTAAAGTAAGACTTTACTAGATAGCTATTTATCTCATGagcttaaaagaaaaaagaacgaGGAGCATCTAAATTAGAGGCCAATATTTGCTAAAAAAATATGAGAGAGGCAAGAAGCTTCTATATTCAAGCAAATGAGAAGGCAAGTGACTCTTATTCCATGTTACCGAATCTCTTGGCAATTATAGGACGAACATCATCAGCATTAACCAGGGTCTCTAAGAAGGGAAGTAACGAAATCAAAGCACTATCGGACGGATCATCAAACCAACTCTTTATTGGAATTCCATTGTTAACTTGCAAGCGGAAAACCTGAAATGGTCAAAAGAGAATAAAGGTAAAACAATCAGTTTATCCGGTAATAACAATGTTCATTCTTCcaactttttctctctcctctttttttcaTCAGTAATAAGACCCGTTTCAAAAACATAAAGAATACTGTTTCGTCATAAGTTTTTATCtaggccaaaaaaaaaattaataatagagAACAGCCAATAGAGTGGAAATGCAAGAAACAAGGCGGATGAAAAAAATAAGTAAAGTCCAAGCAATTAACACGAAAACCCGGGATATACCTGGGGAGTATTATCAATTATGACAACTTTTGCAAGATCAACACCCAAAACTGTCAAATCTTTGGTGTAACTGCCATCTGAGAAAATGCACGATTCACGATAAACTCGGCGAGATATAAACTTTGCATATGGATCCAATACATCAAGAAGTTGCGCTGCATATATGCTTTGGCTGGCAGTAAAAATAACGACTTCAAACATTTCTGCAACTCTCTCCAAGAAAATTTGGAGGTAAGGCCTCCGTTTCACATATACCGTGTGCTCCTTCATGTTGAAAAAGACGGTAAATGTGAAGTCTGCGTCATCTCGATGGTCCAATGTAGAATGAACCAGTGTTTCTGCATGTATAATAGCAACATTACTTTTCAGCAACCTATCAACAACATATTTCTCAAATGAATCTCTAAAAATTCACATTGAGATTAAACTGAAAAATCTCTAAGTAGAAGATTGGATCTGCGGAACACTAACTGATCTAACCATGTCAAGGGCATAAAATTGGTACAGTGGTCTGTAATTGTATCCTATCATTTAAACCGTATTTGGAAATAGTATTTCTGAATGATTAAATATTTTCCCACGAGATCAGACAAAAGTTAACCAAACAGAGAAacgaaaaaggaaaactaacatTCTTAGAGGCTTGGTGTACTGTATTCTAAGCCTGAATTTTGAATACACACacttacatatatacatatgaaTGCATTAATGTGGCCATGAAGGGGCAAGCACACAGTCACATATACACATGTGGGCTTGTTCACGTGCAAGGTATAAACTGAAAGAAGAGATTTGCTTGCTAGACAAATGCCAGATTGTATACGTGGTCTCTGTCAGCACATATAGCCAATATTATACCAATCCAACCACAGGTGCGATATAAGCACTATAAATGGCATTTACAACTTGTCAACACATTTGAGACAAAAATTAACTAAACTGGGTCATCATTATGAGCACACGCACACAGAactagaaatatatataatattaacatTATATATGTTATCAAGAGATAAGGTTTTCTTGCACGCCTATGTGTAAAGAGAAAGTGAATGGGAGCTGCCAAAACTTCAAACTAAACAGTTGATAGAACCCTATATGTTACAGACCGTAAATAGGTAACACAAAATTTTGCAGAATTTCAGTAGTAATGCTGCTATCTCGTTTTCATAATTTTCAACATTACGGGTTTCAATGTTGGCGTGTAGACCTTTTGTTAATATACTTTTTTCATGTAGAGCTCAGGACGAGTTTCTCTACCAGTAGCGTAGATCaaaggatttgatgaacttgttgAGGGAACTAATGATTCAATATATATTCACTAAGAAATTTAAAGAATATTTGTCATTTAAGATAacattaaaaagtaaaatttccAAAATTAGTGATAAAAATGGACCAACTGGTCTAAAAAATATGCCACATGTAACATTAAATGATCTTAGTAATATGTCAGGGGTAACATTAAATGATGACAAGATGGCACATAACCATATGAAAACACATACGTATAGCATTGCTTACCATCCAAATCAAGCACAAGTGTTACAGACTTTCTTTTTGAAGCTTCCTCAGGCAAAATGTTGGGTTGATAGTTTGATACCACATCTGATAATTCTGGTAAGTTTTTTATAAACAACTGTGGATCAAAGGACTCTGCCTGATCTGAGTCGGAAGAGTTGACAACCGTTTCCTGGTTGCAGGGGCTTATCTGACCAATTCCCAAATACATTCCAGCACAATTTGTATCTACCATGGCTTCTTCACATGATTTGTCATCATTAGTATAAAAATTACTGCTTCTGATTGTGTCTTCTAGGAAAGGCAATACCATGTATTGCTCAGACACATCAAAAAACATATTTGTTTCAGCATATTTGTAGTCTGGAAAGTAATTCATTTCACTAATATCATCATGAAATGCATTCTCATCGAAGGGTAAGCTTGAAATGATCATATCAGAAATATAGAAATCTGATACATCGCAATTTCGATTATTACATGAACTTCCGTTATCATCACTGTCACCAGTTCCTAACCCTGAAAAGGCAGGAAAAGATTAGCATACTAGATATTTGTCAGAGAACACATAACATTACTTAAATGACAAGGAAGATTAGATTATTTATTCAAAGCACACTGTCCACCTAAAAGTGGTTGAATTTTGCTGAAATAACCTATATATACTGAATAAAGTTCGAGGATATATTTCCACGTGGTTCAGGGCTAACATATACCTATCCTATTTGTTCCTTttttaattgtaaaaaaataacAGAGAAGGGGTTGTCTTTCCAACTTTGGCTGGGGTGTCAATGGAAAAACGAAAAATACTCAGTAGATTCTCTACGTATTCAATCAACTGAGTCTAAGGCATACCTGCATCAATGTCAGCATTTGGTTCACTATTTTGTTTGCCGTTGACTTCACCGGACTCCAAAGCAGGAGAGAAAATCGTCTCTAAGTTTGATGGGCAGGCGTGAAAGGAGTCCTGAAATTAATAAATAGCCGTTGGTATACAAGCTTACAAGAAATTCTAAGGCCCATAAGGTGCAATTCTAGAAAACCTTGAGCAAGAAGACAAAGATAAGGAATAATGAATTTTCATTTGCAGGGTAACTGGAACATCATGAAATGAAACGCAATACACCGAAAGACATCCCATAATGACAAACTGAAAAAATGGTACCCACAACACTATAACTTCGAAATACTTACCATTCTTTTGGTGGAAGAATCACATGACTGCTGCTGAATTTGACCAGTTTGTTCACCCAGAAATTCCTGATGTTCAGTTGCTTCATCACTTCCAATTTCTATAGTAGAAACTTGTGTGCTTGAAGAAACTATGAGAATAATAAGAAGCTCTAATATTAATAATTAAGCAAAAACTTAAGATGCATAGTGCATGGATTGTATCAATGTCCATTGTATGCTCAGTGAGAATCATAAGAAGTGTTTGAATATAAGCATTTTACACAATCTTTAAAAGTCTCAAATTACAAAAATAGAAAGCCAGAGAGCTCAAATGCATCGAGAACTAACACAAACTTTGGATGATTAtgattctgaattttttttcttcagactTTGCTTAGcagtgcactgggtacgaccctgcgtaaagcgggagccttgtgcactgggtacgaccttttagaCTTTGCTTAGCAGTGCAACCTAGTATCATATTTTACAATATTACCCACAAAAACTTGCATGTAATATTGAAATCTGGATAGTCAATATTAGATAGCTTGATCACGTAAATACAAAGATACATGATGGAGTATTTACTCTAATGCTATATGATAGATCAAACGTCAACATCTTTCTGTTCAGTTTCTTACCCTCCTGACAATTTTTACAAGTGTCAAAATCTTCTGTATGTTCAGATTTCCTAGCATGAACACATGCTTTCTTGGAAATCACACTTGACCTTTGACATACACGAAGACAATTTTTTTCTCGTAAACATCCTGTGCTTGATTGAGCCTTCATTTTGAAAGATGGCATTTGAACTGTACTTGTGATGTGCACCACAATCTTGACTCtgtcaggaaaaaaaaaatcaagataaGAATATAGTAAATGATACCAATCTCCATAACAATGGGAACCATGCAGTACAGAAATTAAGCAACATACAGTTTGTAGTGGGATCAACGTATCTCTGTCTGGGTATCTAATCAAAGATTCATAGTAGTGATGATTAGCAATCTAAACTCCAAGTCTTCTGAAGTCTTAAAAAACTGTACCAAACTGTCGCTCATGTATCTGTTcaggaaggaaaaaaattaaggaaaactaatgaaaagggcttcaaaactttgagttttaacgataaggacaaaataaagggtaaagtgaatagtaccaggattgactttttagtgtaaaaatgtggtttttcgttacagtgaacagtaccgtgggcttttcgttaaaactcccaaaaattTAAGGCTCATCAGCATGCAAATAAAACTTGCACACCAATGAGCTACAAATGATAATCAGCAAGTAGGAAAAGCAACATTTCACCTAGGAAATTGGGATATGAGTTGATTAATTACCAAAGTTATCTTTCCCACAACAATCAGTAACCATGTAAAAGAATATGGTAATTAACTGCTGATTCTCTTACATCATATGCTGAGCCATCCATTCAAAGCACAGTATTCAATAAATCTACATCCAAAATTGAACTTTTAAAAGAAGATGCTGCAGTTTTCAATACAACCATATATAGTTTGTTTCTCCTGTGTGACGACAACAACGTAAGACACCTTTTAACGTCAGGGATCACTTTGATGGATACCATCCAGTCAACATGATCAAACAGCTGCAAGATGTGCATTCACTACATCCAGCATTTAAACATCCACGTGTTTAAACTCCCTTTTCTCATCCGGAAAAGAGAAAAACTTCCCTTCTTTCCAAATATAAATTCACAAAGATACTTTTCATCTCAACTTCAAGAAATGAAACCTAATTAAGTCAACACAATGAGGTATCCTAAACAAGTAaaataaccaaacaaacaaGGCTATGAACAAGGCTATTCAAATTCCCTTACTAACCAGAAAGCTTTCATGCCATGCTCCAGCCGCCACGACACTCCCACAGCCTCCTTAGCAACCCCACTGTTCCAATAAGCATAGAAAAGTCAAAATTATTGTGATTGCATATTTATGATTATGAGTTCTATGAAATGACTAGGGTGTCCAAACATGATATATGGGAATCAAGAACAGAAGAATCCATCCAAAATGGAATTTGACCTCAAAATTTACAATACCATCTCGTCGGAATCTAATCAAACTCAAACGCCGAATCCAAACTATATTAAAAATGCAGAATTTCTTCTTCAAAAACCTTATTTCGTGGGAAAAAAAAGAGTACGAAATtcaaaactgaaaattaaagCACAAACACACACGCATACAAACATCGAAAAATGATTAAGAAACCTAAAAAGAACATACTCATTACCCCAAAAAGGCACAAAATCGAAAGCCCCTAATTTGAAAGTCCGAAATGTCCAAGTAAAACCTCAAGATTTGAAGTCAACCAAACCAGTTGACTCATTACCAAAAGTTCTAAATTCTAAAACCCCATTGACCAAACAAGTCTTCTCAAATCGTATAAGCATTTCCTCCAAGGAAGAACAATCAAAACCCACAAACGAACTTAAAACCCTAAACACGAAGCTCCAATGGCAGTTGCACCCAGTTGAATTACCAAATTCAcacactttaaaaaaaaaaagcaattgaATTCAAGCAACAGGAACTGTAGTTAGCTAAATTAaactaaattaataataataattttaataataattatacTGAATAGTAGAAACGAAAAGGtgaaaaattgaagaggaaaaTAGATAAAAAGAAATACCTGGAGAAAGctgaccctctctctctctctctctctctctctcctcctctttaAGACTCTGTTCTTCTCTCTCTTAACGGTCAGACAGAGGTATTATGTCAGCTTCACTGGGATCACACGGACGGCTCTGATGGGATCTTCGCTAAATAATTGTGGCCAATAGGAGCGTGCCACGTAATCTGTGGAGCCAGCTCACTATGACGCGTTGACACGTGCATTTTTACGGAAACAGAGAGAGCTGTGTTGGGTGCTTGGTCTAAAGAGAGAGAATCCTAGCCCGATCATGAAAATCCAAGAGATTCTCACATCCGTTTATTGTACATTGTGCGTTTAGTTTTCGTTAAGTAccgtttatattcaattttaaataaaaaaatttataataatttctgaccgtacgatgtaTGATTGACGGATATAGTTTGAGGATcttcaaaattctcacaaagaaTCCGACAAGAATCCTCACTCCTTGGCAAAGACCCCTATGGTAACCCTCTTTTTGGCTcctatggtaaaaaaaaaaagaaggcgaAAGTTGTTATTTAGTGCTTCAGTCTAgtagtatttttctttatttgtaacTGAGATGTTGTAGGTTTGATTTTCGCCAAAAATGaacttgaaccacattattgatcgtccattgtgagactaaacTCACCCACTCCCCTTTAATGTAaacaatatcgtttgttaaaaataaataaataaagatgaAATGCTGACTATCTTATCAATTGGaattataatataaattttAGGTATTATTATTTTGGGAATTTATTTAGATATACTAGAACTCATTTATTTGATGAGATGAAGAAAGTTTTAGGACCCGAACAGTTTGTAATAACTTATTGAATTAATTTTGGTTGATCTACCCCTTATGTTACCCAAAA carries:
- the LOC103446261 gene encoding uncharacterized protein; translated protein: MPSFKMKAQSSTGCLREKNCLRVCQRSSVISKKACVHARKSEHTEDFDTCKNCQEVSSSTQVSTIEIGSDEATEHQEFLGEQTGQIQQQSCDSSTKRMDSFHACPSNLETIFSPALESGEVNGKQNSEPNADIDAGLGTGDSDDNGSSCNNRNCDVSDFYISDMIISSLPFDENAFHDDISEMNYFPDYKYAETNMFFDVSEQYMVLPFLEDTIRSSNFYTNDDKSCEEAMVDTNCAGMYLGIGQISPCNQETVVNSSDSDQAESFDPQLFIKNLPELSDVVSNYQPNILPEEASKRKSVTLVLDLDETLVHSTLDHRDDADFTFTVFFNMKEHTVYVKRRPYLQIFLERVAEMFEVVIFTASQSIYAAQLLDVLDPYAKFISRRVYRESCIFSDGSYTKDLTVLGVDLAKVVIIDNTPQVFRLQVNNGIPIKSWFDDPSDSALISLLPFLETLVNADDVRPIIAKRFGNME